Part of the Candidatus Binatus sp. genome is shown below.
TCGACGACATTCGCAACGTCGTGCTCAACGCCAACAAGTCCACCCCAATCAAGGTTTCCAACGTCGCCGAGGTAAAGATCGGCTACGCGCCGCGGCTCGGAATCGTCGGCAAGGACAATCAGAACGAGGTCGTCACCGGCATCGTCCTGATGCGCAAGTACGGCAACACGCTCGCAACGCTCAAGGGCGTCGAGGCCAAGGTCCACCAACTCAACACCACGGGCATCCTGCCCAAGGGTTACAAGGTCGTGCCGTATTACGACCGCACGACACTGGTCGAGACCACGCTTCACACCGTGATCGAAAATCTCACCATCGGGATGGCGCTGGTCTTTCTGGTGCTGATTTTCTTTCTCGGCAACCTGCGCGCCGCAATCATCGCCGCGGTGAACATCCCGCTTGCGCTATGCGGGGCGTTCGCTCTGATGCACGCGACGGACACGCCCGCCAATCTCATTTCTCTGGGCGCGATCGACTTCGGCATCATCATCGATACCACCGTCATCGTGATGGAAAACATCGAGCGCCACCTCACCGCGTCCGAGCACTCGACCGAGAGTTATCGACTTCGCATTCTGGCCGCCGCGCAGGAAGTTGGCGGCCCGATGTTGTTCTCGACGATCATTTTCGTGATCGCATTCCTGCCGCTGTTCACGATGCGCGGGGTCGAGGGCGCCATCTTCTCACCGATGTCGCACACCTACGCGTTCGCGCTGGCCACCGCGATTCTGCTCGCAGTCACGTTGTCGCCGGTGCTGACTTCGTATTTCTTCGCGAAGGGGATGCGAACAGTTCGCAACCCCATCTGGTTGGGAATCGCAGCGTTCTACCACGGACTGTTTGTCCGGATCCTGCGTTGGCCGCGGTTGACGTTGACCGTAGTTGTTCTGCTGGTGGCCGGCGTGTTGTCGCTGTTTCCGCTGCTGGGCGGGCAGTTTCTGCCCAAGCTTGAGGAAGGAAACATCTGGGCGCACGCGACGATGCCGCTGACGATCTCGCTCGAGCATGGCGCCAAGCTGTGCAATCGGATGCGCGCCGTCTTCAAGAGCTTCCCGGAGGTCACCTCGGTTGTGTCGCAGCTCGGCCGCCCCGACGACGGCACCGAGACCACGGGTTTTTTCAACATTGAATTCGCGGTCGATCTCAAACCCGACACCCAATGGCCCGCCGGGATCGACAAACCTAAACTCGTCAAGCAGATTGACGACAAACTCACACGGCAGTTTCCGGGCGTGAGCTTCAGCTACTCGCAAAATATCGAAGACAACATCGACGAAGCGATCTCGGGGGTAAAAGCCGGGGAAAATGCGATCAAGGTTTTCGGACCGGACCTGGCGACCGACGAGCGTCTCGCCAACGACATCAGGGAATCCCTGGGCGGGGTTTCCGGAGTCGTTGATGGAGTGGTGTTGCGTTCGATGGGCCAGCCCAATCTGCAAATCACCCCGGACCGCGCCGCTTGCGCGCGTTATGGACTCAACGTCGGCGATGTCGGCGCCGTGGTGCAGGCCGCGATTGGCGGCCAGGCCGTCACCCAAGTGCTCGATGGCGACCGGCGCTTCGACCTGGTCGTGCGATGGAAGCCCCAGTACCGCCAGAGCCTCGACGCGATCCGCCAGATCCGCGTCAACCTCCCGGCCGGCGGTCAGATCCCGCTTGACCAGATCTCCAAAATCGAGACCGCCGAAGGCGCGTCATTCATCTACCGTGAGGCTCTGCAACGGTACGTGCCGGTCAGGTTTTCCGTCCGTAACCGCGATTTGCAGAGCACCGTCGAAGAGGCCAAGCGGCGAATCGCGAAGGAAGTCCATCTTCCCGAAGGCGTGCATCTCGAATGGTCGGGCGAGTACGGCGAGCTTCAGGCCGCCAATCGCCGCCTCATGATCGTCGTGCCGTTCGCGCTGTTGCTCATCGCCGGTGTTCTCTACGGCGCGACGCAATCGCTGGTCGACACCTTCATCATCATGGCGCAGATTCCGGTGGCGTGTCTCGGCGGCGTCCTCGCGTTGATTATCACCGGCACCTCGTTCAGCGTGTCGGCGGGCGTGGGCTTCATTTCGATTTTCGGAATCGCCGTGATGGACGGTATTCTGCTGAGCTTCTACATCCGCCGCTTGTGGGAGGAAGGGCATCCATTCGTCGAGTCGATCATCACCGGGTCCGACCGTCGTCTGCGCGCCACGATGATGACCGACCTGGTTGACGCGCTCGGCCTGCTGCCCGCGGCAATTTCGACCCGAATCGGCGCTCAGACGCAGCAGCCGCTGGCGATCGTCGTCATCGGAGGCGCGCTGGCGATCATGCTACTGACGCGAATTCTGCAGCCGGTATTGATCTTCCTGTGCCATCGCCGGCTGCGCCTTGCCGATCAGGACCGCCCGCCCCTGACGCAGCCGGTGGGAGTCGATCTTCCGGACTGATACGGTGAACCGCTGCGCCCGCTCATAGCCAGGCCTCGCCGCGCACCGCGAAGCGTGGTAAACGGGCGCAAGGAGGATCCGGGCGATGGAATTCGAGATGCTCGCGAGCGGCTACGGCCTGCTCGAAGCGCCGCGCGTCGATGATCTCGGCCGTCTCTACTTCAGTGACATTCCCAACGGCGGCGTTTACCGGCGCAATCCCGGCGGCAACGTCGAAACGCTGATTCCCAAGCGCAAGGGCGTCGGCGGAATGATTTTCAACGCCAGCGGCGGGCTCGTGCTCACCGGCCGCGGCCTGATTCATTGGGATGAGAAGACCGGCCGCAGCCGCGATCTATTCGTCGCTTGGGGAGGCAAGCCCGTCGGCATGAACGATCTTACCACCGACGATCACGGCAGCATTTACACCGGAACCATCAACTTCGATCCGCTGAGCAACGAGCAGCCGATTCCGGGCAGCCTGTTCCGCATCGATCCTCCCGGTCGCGCGGTGAAGTTGTGGGACGGCATCGAGGTCAGCAACGGGCTCGGCCTCAGCCCCGACCGAAAACACCTGTATCATTCGGATTCCCCCACCGGCGCGGTGTGGGTTTACGACGTTACTCACGAGCGCGGCGTCAAGGACCGGCGCGTCTTTGCCAGGATGCCCGCGGGATTGCCCGATGGGCTGGCGGTCGATGCGCAAGGCGGCGTGTGGGTTGCGGCTTTCCGCGCCGGCGAGGTCGTCCATTTCCTGAAAGATGGCGCCGTGGCCGAGCGAATCAAGTTGCCGGCCACGATGGTGACCAGCCTGGTCTTCGCAGGCCGCGACCTGCGGGACCTCTACGTCGTGACCGCAGACAACACCGACGATCCAAGTCGCAAGGGAACGATTTTCCGCGCGCGCGCCGACGTGCCCGGCCTGCCAGTGCCGAAAGCGAACTTTTAGTTTTTCGCTTTTTAGTTCTCGACCGCGGCCCGGGTCACGATCCGATCTTCTGACGACTGCGCGCGCGATCCAGCCAGCAGTGCGCCCGCCGCGATCGTCAATGCGAATGCGCCAATCCGCATCGCGGCGGGCACCGAACCCGTCGGCAATCGTTCGCCGAACGCGATCATCCCGCCGGCGATCGGTACGATGTTCGACAGTGCCCCCGACAGCGGCATCGCTATTATCCCGCGCGCCGAATGAAACGAGTTCTGCAGCAGGACAATCCCGACGATGTTGGCGACGATCAGGCCGTACACGTAAGGATTCGATACGATTCGAAGCGCGAGCGAAGCGGCGGCGCTGGCGGTGAACTCTTCGGTCATCGCCTTGGTGAACAATCCTCCCAGGCCGAACGCGACACCAGATAGAATCGCCGCCGCGGCGCCGCTGGCGTTCAGCCGTGCGACGGCCATCGGCGCGAGCCCTGCGACCGTCAACAGCGCGGAAAACATCAACAGCGTTCCGGGTTCGAACGCACCTTCGGTCTCGCCGGCCTGAAGCGACAGCGTCAGCATCAGCATCCCGAGCACGATCGCGCCGATGCCGACCCATTCGCGCCGATTCGCGCGCTCGCCAAGAATCACCACCGACGCGATTACGAACAGCGCGATCCCGCCCTGCATCATCACCGCCACCATCGAAACCGGCGCCCTCGACACCGCAATCACGTAGAGCGCCCAGCCCGCGGTCTGCACGCCGAGTCCGCCGATCCACATGGGATCGCGAATCCAGGCGACGATCGCGCCGATCGTATTCGCGCCGGCCGCCATTGGCAGATGCGCCGAGCGGCTCTTCATCATCAGCAGGCCGAGCGCCATCAGCACGCTGGCAACGATCGCGATGGACAGGTAGAAGATCACCGCCTTCAGTTCTTCACTTCGCGCATCGCGCCGCCTCGGATCACCTTGAACTGGCGTCCGGCCCACATCACTTTGTTGCTGAGCAGGCTGGCAAACCAGACCCCGGTCATTATCAGGTCCTTGATCGGAACCATCCACAGCTCGGTCAGCATCTCGGGCATCTTGAGCACGCGGCCGACGATTACCGCCGACATCGCGAGCCGCGCCGCAACTACCAGCACCAATGCCGCAAAGGCCGCGGCGCTGCCGCGTGAGATCGCAAGCCCCATCAGCGCCCAGAACGGGCCGTGTATCAGGACTGTCGCGATGCTGATCGGGCGCACGGTGCGGTAGGTGCGCGCCCAGCGGAGCTGATGATGCCAGAATTCAGCGAAGTTCTTTTCCTCGCAGGTCAACGTGACCAGCGAATCGGACAGCTTGATCTCGTAGCCCTGCGCATTGGTGAAGTTGCCCAGGTAGAAGTCGTCGGCGAGCATGTCCTTGACCGCGCGGAATCCGCCCGCGGCCTCCAGCACCGGGCGTTTGATGGCGATCGTCGCGCCGAGTGCATAATGCATCGGCTCGATCATTTCGGCGAGCAGAATCTGCGGTAGAAAATCGGTGTTGACATAGAGCGCCTCCAGCCGCGAGGCGAACGAGCCGCCCGGGCGCGCCCGATACGCGCAGGTCACGATGCCGATTTTATCGTCGGAGATCAGTTCGCCGACAATCCGCTTGAGGTAGTCGCGCTCGACGGATACATCGGCGTCGCTCAGTACGAATACTTCGGCCTTCTCGGCCCGATCCGCCATCTTCACCAGCTTCGCGATCTTGTGATTGCTGCAGCCGGGCTCTTCGC
Proteins encoded:
- a CDS encoding CusA/CzcA family heavy metal efflux RND transporter, with the translated sequence MIRSLMALALRERVVVIGIALMLLLAGAFSFSQLDIEAYPDPVQPLIEVLTLPSGLSAEEVEKLVTVPTEYGLGGMRNLEAMRSISLYGLSDIRCYFSWDSDYYWDRIETVNRLSFLSLPQGVTPGISPENPIGEIYRYTVESSDHDLTNEKTIEDWVLEKQIRTVPGVEDVSGFGGLTKQFQVEVDPLKLNYYQVPLSTLIAALQNSNTNSGGNYMSVGEQAFDVRGLGFFRGLDDIRNVVLNANKSTPIKVSNVAEVKIGYAPRLGIVGKDNQNEVVTGIVLMRKYGNTLATLKGVEAKVHQLNTTGILPKGYKVVPYYDRTTLVETTLHTVIENLTIGMALVFLVLIFFLGNLRAAIIAAVNIPLALCGAFALMHATDTPANLISLGAIDFGIIIDTTVIVMENIERHLTASEHSTESYRLRILAAAQEVGGPMLFSTIIFVIAFLPLFTMRGVEGAIFSPMSHTYAFALATAILLAVTLSPVLTSYFFAKGMRTVRNPIWLGIAAFYHGLFVRILRWPRLTLTVVVLLVAGVLSLFPLLGGQFLPKLEEGNIWAHATMPLTISLEHGAKLCNRMRAVFKSFPEVTSVVSQLGRPDDGTETTGFFNIEFAVDLKPDTQWPAGIDKPKLVKQIDDKLTRQFPGVSFSYSQNIEDNIDEAISGVKAGENAIKVFGPDLATDERLANDIRESLGGVSGVVDGVVLRSMGQPNLQITPDRAACARYGLNVGDVGAVVQAAIGGQAVTQVLDGDRRFDLVVRWKPQYRQSLDAIRQIRVNLPAGGQIPLDQISKIETAEGASFIYREALQRYVPVRFSVRNRDLQSTVEEAKRRIAKEVHLPEGVHLEWSGEYGELQAANRRLMIVVPFALLLIAGVLYGATQSLVDTFIIMAQIPVACLGGVLALIITGTSFSVSAGVGFISIFGIAVMDGILLSFYIRRLWEEGHPFVESIITGSDRRLRATMMTDLVDALGLLPAAISTRIGAQTQQPLAIVVIGGALAIMLLTRILQPVLIFLCHRRLRLADQDRPPLTQPVGVDLPD
- a CDS encoding SMP-30/gluconolactonase/LRE family protein, translated to MEFEMLASGYGLLEAPRVDDLGRLYFSDIPNGGVYRRNPGGNVETLIPKRKGVGGMIFNASGGLVLTGRGLIHWDEKTGRSRDLFVAWGGKPVGMNDLTTDDHGSIYTGTINFDPLSNEQPIPGSLFRIDPPGRAVKLWDGIEVSNGLGLSPDRKHLYHSDSPTGAVWVYDVTHERGVKDRRVFARMPAGLPDGLAVDAQGGVWVAAFRAGEVVHFLKDGAVAERIKLPATMVTSLVFAGRDLRDLYVVTADNTDDPSRKGTIFRARADVPGLPVPKANF
- the hpnI gene encoding bacteriohopanetetrol glucosamine biosynthesis glycosyltransferase HpnI; the protein is MALPAAGVCVSVLYYAAATVAAIKFARRTTSPLLPLPKIPPRVAVLKPLHGTSDSLAANLVSFLEIAYPRADFYFGVENYEDTAAEVPVALRQRYQHASITLVVGEEPGCSNHKIAKLVKMADRAEKAEVFVLSDADVSVERDYLKRIVGELISDDKIGIVTCAYRARPGGSFASRLEALYVNTDFLPQILLAEMIEPMHYALGATIAIKRPVLEAAGGFRAVKDMLADDFYLGNFTNAQGYEIKLSDSLVTLTCEEKNFAEFWHHQLRWARTYRTVRPISIATVLIHGPFWALMGLAISRGSAAAFAALVLVVAARLAMSAVIVGRVLKMPEMLTELWMVPIKDLIMTGVWFASLLSNKVMWAGRQFKVIRGGAMREVKN